Proteins from a single region of Salvelinus fontinalis isolate EN_2023a chromosome 15, ASM2944872v1, whole genome shotgun sequence:
- the LOC129812094 gene encoding syncoilin-like — MTKVQGRVMETPMAVEDLQRGREVESRENLHSEEDYMEEAHSAESSLMAALTHHERSLYGNGFAVQAHITEVVHPVERCVEYTFVQVQGNMDSVGLLFEECIKKVGHLESQRDELVLELLQLEQPMLQATVALRGQLLEARRVHTSVQLEFIHLQIEVGQVKSKLFVTARDCIQSQLALAAQQYEVAQAAVTQEELQAHVQNLTEEVVQLQEAQHNQLNTLKDQARQPSRPRAMSDVTHCRRASLDLQQRLSGSMRNLEGWYEPRLLALLRRRQAGEETLRRSRDVGQDLKARLGPLKEQTQRLELQRACLEERIALIERERVERVAQYKVQGD; from the exons atgactaaggttcagggccgG GTGATGGAGACACCAATGGCTGTTGAGGAtctacagagagggagggaagttgAGTCTAGAGAGAACTTGCACTCTGAAGAGGACTATATGGAGGAGGCACATTCTGCGGAGAGCAGCCTAATGGCAGCACTAACCCACCATGAGAGAAGCTTGTACGGTAACGGATTTGCGGTTCAAGCACACATCACTGAGGTAGTACACCCCGTGGAGAGGTGTGTGGAATATACCTTTGTCCAGGTGCAGGGGAACATGGACAGTGTGGGGTTGCTCTTTGAGGAGTGCATCAAGAAGGTGGGCCATCTAGAAAGTCAAAGGGATGAATTGGTACTGGAGCTGTTGCAGCTAGAGCAGCCCATGCTGCAAGCTACTGTGGCCTTGAGAGGACAGTTGTTAGAGGCACGTAGAGTTCACACCAGTGTCCAGTTGGAGTTTATTCATCTGCAAATAGAGGTGGGACAGGTGAAGAGTAAGCTGTTTGTCACAGCCAGGGACTGTATCCAGAGCCAGCTAGCGCTGGCTGCACAGCAGTATGAGGTGGCCCAGGCTGCAGTCACACAG GAGGAGCTCCAGGCCCATGTCCAGAATCTTACCGAGGAGGTAGTCCAGCTTCAGGAAGCCCAGCACAACCAGCTGAACACCCTAAAGGACCAGGCCAGACAACCATCCCGCCCCCGGGCAATGAGCGATGTCACCCACTGCCGACGAGCATCCCTGGACCTGCAGCAGCGCCTCAGTGGCAGCATGAGGAATCTAGAAGGCTGGTACGAGCCACGCCTGCTAGCCCTCCTCCGgaggaggcaggctggggaggaAACcttgaggaggagcagggatgtgGGCCAGGACCTTAAGGCCAGACTGGGGCCCCTGAAGGAGCAGACCCAGAGGCTGGAGCTGCAGAGAGCTTGTCTAGAGGAGAGGATTGCtctgatagagagggagagggtggagagagtggCGCAGTATAAGGTACAGGGGGACTAG
- the LOC129811583 gene encoding histone-binding protein RBBP4-like isoform X2 codes for MTHALEWPSLTAQWLPDVNRPEGKDFSVHRLVLGTHTSDEQNHLVIASVQLPNDDAQFDASHYDSEKGEFGGFGSVSGKIEIEIKINHEGEVNRARHMPQNPCIIATKTPTSDVLVFDYTKHPSKPDPSGECTPDLRLRGHQKEGYGLSWNPNLSGCLLSASDDHTICMWDISAVPKEGKVVDAKTIFTGHTAVVEDVSWHLLHESLFGSVADDQKLMIWDTRSNNTSKPSHAVDAHTAEVNCLSFNPYSEFILASGSADKTVALWDLRNLKLKLHSFESHKDEIFQVQWSPHNETILASSGTDRRLNVWDLSKIGEEQSPEDAEDGPPELLFIHGGHTAKISDFSWNPNEPWVICSVSEDNIMQVWQMAENIYNDEDPEGAADTEVQA; via the exons ACCTGAAGGGAAGGATTTCAGCGTACACAGGTTGGTTCTTGGCACACACACCTCAGATGAACAGAATCACCTGGTCATCGCCAGCGTGCAACTGCCTAATGACGATGCTCAGTTTGATGCCTCTCACTACGACAGTGAGAAAGGTG AGTTTGGAGGCTTTGGCTCAGTCAGTGGTAAGATAGAGATTGAAATCAAGATCAACCATGAGGGAGAGGTGAACAGAGCCCGCCACATGCCCCAGAACCCCTGCATCATTGCCACCAAAACCCCAACCAGCGACGTGCTTGTCTTTGACTACACCAAACATCCCTCCAAACCAG ATCCATCTGGAGAGTGTACCCCAGATCTGCGTTTGAGGGGACACCAGAAAGAGGGCTACGGTCTCTCCTGGAACCCCAACCTGAGTGGCTGCCTCCTCAGCGCTTCTGATGACCAT ACTATCTGTATGTGGGATATCAGTGCCGTTCCTAAGGAGGGAAAGGTTGTAGACGCAAAGACTATCTTTACTGGACACACAGCTGTAGTGGAGGACGTCTCCTGGCATCTACTGCATGAGTCACTCTTTGGATCTGTAGCTGATGACCAGAAACTCATGAT TTGGGACACGCGATCCAACAACACGTCCAAACCTAGCCATGCTGTGGACGCCCACACTGCCGAGGTCAACTGTCTGTCCTTCAACCCCTACAGCGAGTTCATCCTGGCCTCGGGCTCAGCAGACAAG ACTGTGGCTCTTTGGGACCTGAGGAACCTGAAACTGAAGCTGCATTCGTTTGAGTCTCACAAAGATGAGATCTTCCAG GTCCAGTGGTCTCCTCATAATGAAACCATCCTGGCCTCCAGTGGCACAGACAGGCGACTCAACGTGTGGGACCTCAGTAAAATCGGAGAGGAGCAGTCACCAGAGGATGCTGAGGATGGTCCACCTGAACTGCTGTTCATTCACGGCGGTCACACGGCTAAGATCTCTGACTTCTCATGGAACCCCAACGAACCCTGGGTCATCTGCTCTGTGTCCGAGGACAACATCATGCAAGTTTGGCAGATG GCTGAGAACATCTACAATGACGAGGACCCAGAGGGAGCAGCAGACACTGAGGTCCAGGCATGA